One window of Hymenobacter sp. BRD128 genomic DNA carries:
- a CDS encoding phosphoribosylformylglycinamidine synthase subunit PurQ, whose product MADLADLAQAPKALILTGFGINCEEEMAAAYRLAGGEATIVHLNEVLHGRVSIHDFDILNFPGGFSFGDDLGSGVVLANKLRYRQTGDAGRTLLSDIREFVAAGKFVLGICNGFQVLVKLGLLPNLGGDFQPEVTLTHNASGRYENRWVRLKVNAQTKTPTPFLSELTSFEVPVRHGEGRLVVPDAAIRDRITDLGLNCLTYAGHDDQETGTYPLNPNGADLNCAGLTDPTGHIFGLMPHPEAYLAGCNHPDWGLKKRRGELQEEGEGLAIFKNIVTYLTRRTQEASAPATHA is encoded by the coding sequence ATGGCAGACCTAGCAGACCTAGCCCAGGCCCCCAAAGCCCTCATCCTGACCGGCTTCGGCATCAATTGCGAAGAGGAAATGGCCGCCGCTTACCGCTTAGCGGGCGGTGAGGCCACCATCGTGCACCTCAACGAGGTGCTGCACGGCCGGGTGAGCATCCACGACTTTGATATTCTGAATTTTCCGGGCGGGTTCTCGTTCGGCGACGACCTAGGCTCGGGTGTGGTGCTGGCCAACAAGCTGCGCTACCGCCAGACCGGCGATGCGGGCCGCACGCTGCTCAGCGACATCCGCGAGTTTGTGGCCGCCGGCAAGTTTGTGCTGGGTATCTGCAACGGCTTTCAGGTACTGGTGAAGCTCGGGTTGCTGCCCAACCTAGGTGGCGATTTTCAGCCCGAAGTGACACTGACGCACAACGCCTCGGGCCGCTATGAAAACCGCTGGGTACGCCTCAAGGTGAATGCGCAAACGAAAACGCCTACACCCTTCCTGAGCGAGCTGACTTCCTTTGAAGTGCCTGTGCGCCACGGCGAAGGCCGCTTGGTAGTGCCCGACGCGGCCATCCGCGACCGCATTACCGACCTAGGGCTCAACTGCCTGACCTACGCCGGCCACGACGACCAGGAAACCGGCACCTACCCGCTCAACCCCAACGGCGCCGACCTCAACTGCGCTGGCCTCACCGACCCTACGGGCCACATTTTTGGCCTCATGCCGCACCCCGAGGCCTACCTGGCCGGCTGCAACCATCCCGATTGGGGCTTGAAAAAGCGCCGCGGCGAGCTTCAGGAAGAAGGGGAGGGCCTGGCGATTTTCAAGAACATTGTCACGTACCTCACCCGCCGGACCCAGGAAGCCAGTGCGCCTGCCACCCACGCATAA
- a CDS encoding phosphoribosylaminoimidazolesuccinocarboxamide synthase, translating into MNTLPYFATPQLQLLHRGKVRDSFRIDDSTRLIVVSDRLSAFDSVLETAIPNKGAVLNGLANFWFEKTAHIIPNHVKGMVDANAMLVKEAQPIKVEMVVRNYLTGSMLRGYQSGQRTFSGVTVPDGMTKHQQFPTPIVTPTTKEESDREITPENLVREGWVSQELYDKMAEKALELFKVGSDLLAAQGIILVDTKYEFGLLDGELILIDEIHTPDSSRFWSAADYARNPEGAEQMDKEYIRQWLIANKKDGAYPRALTPEVTQEAVNRYLDIYQRVVGQPLATAGDTEDVTERLTRNLVKAGLLK; encoded by the coding sequence ATGAACACGCTCCCGTATTTCGCTACCCCCCAGCTCCAGCTTTTGCACCGTGGCAAAGTCCGCGACAGCTTTCGCATCGACGACAGCACCCGTCTCATCGTGGTGTCGGACCGCCTCTCGGCCTTTGATTCGGTGCTCGAAACGGCCATCCCGAACAAAGGCGCGGTGCTCAATGGGCTAGCCAACTTCTGGTTTGAGAAAACGGCCCACATCATCCCCAACCACGTGAAGGGCATGGTGGACGCCAACGCCATGCTGGTGAAAGAAGCGCAGCCCATTAAGGTGGAGATGGTGGTGCGCAACTACCTCACCGGCTCGATGCTGCGCGGCTACCAGAGCGGCCAGCGCACGTTCTCGGGCGTGACCGTGCCCGACGGGATGACTAAGCACCAGCAGTTCCCTACCCCCATCGTGACGCCGACCACCAAGGAGGAGTCGGACCGCGAAATCACCCCCGAAAACCTCGTGCGCGAGGGCTGGGTAAGCCAGGAATTGTACGACAAGATGGCCGAAAAGGCGTTGGAGCTGTTCAAGGTCGGCTCCGATTTGCTGGCGGCGCAGGGCATCATTCTGGTTGATACCAAGTACGAATTCGGCCTGCTGGACGGCGAGTTGATTCTGATTGACGAAATCCACACGCCCGATTCGTCGCGCTTCTGGAGCGCCGCCGACTACGCCCGCAACCCCGAGGGCGCCGAGCAGATGGACAAGGAGTATATCCGCCAGTGGCTCATTGCCAATAAGAAGGATGGCGCCTACCCCCGCGCCCTCACCCCCGAGGTGACCCAGGAGGCCGTCAATCGCTACCTCGACATCTACCAGCGCGTTGTGGGCCAGCCCCTAGCCACGGCCGGTGATACCGAGGACGTAACCGAGCGCCTGACCCGCAACCTAGTGAAGGCTGGCTTACTCAAATAG
- a CDS encoding nuclear transport factor 2 family protein: MEATQAEKLVDSYIEAYNGFDVPGMLACLHPAVQFEHSTNGDVTVRLDSKEAFESQAIRAAAWFAERTQRITALRWLGEQAEADIDYFAITATDLPNGIKAGTTLQFSGRSVFSFRDELIAFIQDFS; encoded by the coding sequence ATGGAAGCAACGCAAGCTGAAAAGTTGGTAGACAGCTACATTGAAGCCTACAACGGCTTCGACGTGCCCGGCATGCTGGCGTGCCTGCACCCGGCTGTGCAATTCGAGCACTCGACCAACGGCGACGTGACGGTGCGGCTGGACAGCAAGGAGGCCTTTGAAAGCCAGGCTATCCGGGCCGCCGCGTGGTTCGCGGAGCGCACCCAGCGCATCACGGCCTTGCGCTGGCTGGGCGAGCAGGCCGAGGCCGATATCGACTACTTCGCTATCACGGCTACCGACTTGCCCAACGGAATAAAGGCAGGAACTACGCTGCAATTTTCTGGTCGCTCAGTTTTTTCTTTTCGCGACGAGTTAATTGCTTTCATTCAAGATTTTAGCTAA
- the purD gene encoding phosphoribosylamine--glycine ligase, which produces MKQLVLLGSGAREHALATKLRQDGATVHVLPGNAGIPGSVAGISATDFPAIQNFCNEQNVKLIVVGPEAPLAAGVADYFLDTDIRVFGPRRQAATLESSKVWSKDFMRRHGVATARAWSYRSDRLADAQAKVEELAGQVVVKYDGLAAGKGVYVCSSVAEGRAALTELRELHEGWFSVLLEEKLTGPEVSLIGLTDGNRIRLLAPAQDHKQLLAGDEGPNTGGMGAYCPVPFLDDNWLAAIRKDIIDPTLRGLQAEPFDFVGFLYFGVMLTPSGPKLLEYNVRLGDPEAEVILPALETSLLDLITATLDGTLAQTVVKQRPGAFVGLVLASGGYPAAQFPTGFPIHGIGNQGEDTQVFVGGVKAGDQPGELLTNGGRVAVLVAHGPDLPTAVQLAYAEVELVYFQDKYVRPDIGQRPTPQLETSAY; this is translated from the coding sequence TTGAAACAACTCGTCCTCCTCGGCTCCGGTGCCCGCGAGCACGCCCTGGCCACCAAGCTCCGCCAGGATGGCGCGACCGTGCACGTGCTGCCCGGCAACGCCGGCATCCCCGGTAGCGTGGCTGGCATCAGCGCCACCGATTTTCCGGCTATCCAGAATTTCTGCAACGAGCAGAACGTCAAGCTCATCGTGGTGGGGCCGGAAGCGCCGCTGGCGGCCGGCGTAGCCGATTATTTCCTTGATACCGACATCCGCGTGTTTGGCCCGCGCCGGCAGGCGGCCACGCTCGAAAGCTCGAAGGTGTGGAGCAAGGACTTTATGCGCCGCCACGGGGTAGCCACGGCCCGCGCCTGGAGCTACCGCAGCGACCGCCTCGCCGATGCCCAGGCCAAGGTGGAGGAGCTAGCCGGCCAGGTAGTGGTGAAATACGATGGCCTAGCCGCCGGCAAAGGCGTGTACGTATGCAGCTCCGTAGCCGAGGGTAGGGCGGCTCTCACCGAGCTGCGCGAGCTGCACGAAGGCTGGTTCTCGGTGCTGCTCGAAGAAAAATTGACCGGTCCCGAGGTGAGCCTCATCGGCCTCACCGATGGCAACCGCATCCGGCTGCTAGCCCCGGCCCAGGACCACAAGCAGTTGCTGGCGGGCGACGAAGGCCCCAACACGGGCGGCATGGGCGCGTATTGCCCGGTGCCGTTTCTGGATGATAACTGGCTGGCCGCTATTCGTAAAGACATTATTGACCCCACGCTGCGCGGCCTGCAAGCCGAGCCGTTCGACTTCGTAGGCTTTCTCTACTTCGGGGTGATGCTAACCCCTAGCGGGCCGAAGCTGCTCGAGTACAACGTGCGTCTTGGCGACCCCGAGGCGGAAGTGATTCTGCCCGCGCTCGAAACGAGTCTGCTCGACCTCATAACCGCCACGCTCGATGGCACCCTGGCGCAAACGGTGGTGAAGCAGCGGCCCGGCGCCTTCGTGGGCCTGGTGCTAGCCTCGGGCGGCTACCCGGCCGCGCAGTTTCCGACGGGTTTTCCAATTCACGGCATTGGTAATCAGGGTGAGGACACGCAGGTGTTTGTGGGGGGCGTGAAAGCGGGCGACCAACCTGGTGAGCTGCTTACCAATGGCGGCCGGGTGGCGGTGCTCGTGGCGCACGGGCCCGACCTACCCACCGCCGTGCAGCTAGCCTACGCCGAAGTGGAGCTGGTTTATTTTCAAGATAAATACGTGCGCCCCGACATTGGCCAGCGCCCCACGCCGCAGCTCGAAACGAGCGCTTATTAA
- the purN gene encoding phosphoribosylglycinamide formyltransferase encodes MHKPLARLAILLSGRGSNMLALAEAVRAGVLHGLAEVAVVFSNDPAALGLDAAAALGLPTASLPSKGRKRESFDLEVVDILREYRPNYVVLAGYMRVLSPAFVRAFAGRIINIHPADTHQHQGLHAYEWAFDNRLSETKITVHLVDEGLDTGPILAQEVVNLIGADTLAEVQRRGLAVEHTLYAETLANLITGAAIPTLPTHNS; translated from the coding sequence ATGCACAAGCCCCTCGCCCGCCTCGCGATTCTGCTTTCCGGCCGCGGCTCCAATATGCTGGCGCTGGCCGAGGCGGTGCGCGCGGGCGTATTGCATGGGCTAGCCGAAGTGGCCGTGGTATTTAGCAACGACCCGGCGGCGCTGGGCCTCGATGCCGCCGCCGCGCTGGGCCTGCCCACGGCTAGCCTGCCTTCCAAAGGCCGCAAGCGCGAAAGTTTTGATTTGGAAGTCGTTGATATTCTGCGAGAATATCGACCCAATTACGTGGTGCTAGCGGGCTACATGCGGGTGCTGTCGCCGGCCTTCGTGCGGGCGTTTGCGGGGCGCATCATCAATATTCACCCCGCCGATACGCACCAGCACCAAGGCCTGCACGCCTACGAATGGGCGTTTGATAACCGTCTGTCCGAAACCAAGATAACCGTGCATTTAGTTGACGAAGGCCTCGACACCGGACCCATTCTAGCTCAAGAGGTTGTAAATTTGATAGGGGCCGATACCCTGGCCGAAGTGCAGCGCCGGGGCCTGGCCGTGGAGCATACCTTATACGCCGAAACCTTGGCAAACCTTATTACGGGGGCTGCTATCCCCACCCTTCCAACTCATAATTCATAA
- the purF gene encoding amidophosphoribosyltransferase gives MCGIVGFHGPERVVGDMIIGLTALQHRGQDAAGIATFDGDTFHLHKGQGLVNDVFKPKHIKKLTGNTGIGHVRYTTQGANDSDLAQPFTTSYPFGLAMVHNGNVINFRDVAKLLHEKYHVLPKTTNDLELIMYTFASELRVKDLDRISVVDIFDAVETTQELVKGAYATVTIIAGHGLLAFTDPLGIRPLVMGRRDTPEGPVYAFASESTCFDYLDFEFVENVGPGQAIFIDNDYKVHYKNQQALPKAFCVFEQIYFAREDSTIHGRLVARERVRLGKIIARKVVDAGLKPDMVIDVPSSGYFSASGLAEAIGVPYRRALVKNNHMGRSFIVPTQAGREDVVKKKLNPIRAFVEGKKVAVVDDSIVRGTTSRRIVRLLREAGASEVYFISSAPPIVSPCIYGIDMAMSTELIAANYTEEEICHYIEADKVIYQDLSDLQDLFAEERGHGGSCFACFTGKYPTGDVTRYLRHIQEERQSHRSEKKGESVSAKAPAPTEH, from the coding sequence ATGTGTGGTATTGTAGGTTTTCACGGCCCCGAGCGTGTGGTGGGCGATATGATTATCGGCCTCACTGCCCTGCAGCACCGCGGGCAGGATGCCGCCGGCATTGCCACCTTCGACGGCGATACTTTTCACCTGCACAAGGGCCAGGGACTGGTAAATGACGTGTTTAAGCCCAAGCATATCAAGAAGCTGACGGGCAATACCGGCATCGGGCACGTGCGCTACACCACGCAGGGCGCCAACGACTCGGACCTGGCGCAGCCGTTCACCACGAGCTATCCGTTTGGGCTAGCCATGGTGCACAACGGCAACGTCATCAACTTCCGCGACGTGGCCAAGCTGCTGCACGAGAAGTACCACGTGCTGCCCAAGACGACCAACGACCTGGAGCTTATCATGTACACCTTCGCCTCGGAGCTGCGGGTGAAGGACCTGGACCGGATTTCGGTGGTCGATATCTTCGACGCAGTGGAAACGACCCAGGAGCTAGTGAAGGGTGCCTACGCCACCGTTACCATCATTGCCGGGCACGGCCTGCTGGCTTTCACCGACCCGCTGGGCATCCGGCCGCTGGTGATGGGCCGCCGCGATACGCCCGAAGGCCCGGTGTATGCCTTCGCGTCGGAAAGTACCTGCTTTGATTACCTCGACTTTGAATTTGTCGAGAACGTGGGGCCGGGCCAAGCCATTTTTATCGACAACGACTACAAGGTTCACTATAAAAACCAGCAGGCGCTGCCCAAGGCCTTCTGCGTGTTCGAACAGATTTACTTCGCCCGCGAAGACTCGACCATCCACGGCCGCCTGGTGGCCCGCGAGCGCGTGCGCCTCGGCAAAATCATTGCCCGCAAGGTGGTTGATGCCGGCCTCAAGCCCGATATGGTGATTGACGTGCCGTCGTCGGGCTACTTTTCGGCGTCGGGGCTAGCCGAGGCCATCGGCGTGCCCTACCGCCGGGCGCTGGTGAAAAATAACCACATGGGCCGCTCGTTTATCGTGCCCACCCAGGCCGGCCGCGAAGACGTGGTGAAGAAAAAACTAAACCCCATCCGCGCTTTCGTGGAAGGCAAAAAGGTAGCGGTGGTAGACGATAGCATCGTGCGCGGCACCACGTCGCGGCGTATTGTGCGCTTGTTGCGCGAGGCGGGGGCTAGCGAGGTGTACTTTATTTCGAGCGCGCCGCCCATCGTATCACCCTGCATCTACGGCATCGACATGGCCATGAGCACCGAGCTGATTGCGGCCAACTACACGGAGGAGGAAATCTGCCACTATATTGAGGCTGACAAGGTTATTTATCAGGATTTGAGCGACTTGCAGGACTTGTTTGCCGAGGAGCGCGGCCATGGCGGCTCGTGCTTCGCGTGCTTCACCGGCAAGTACCCGACCGGCGATGTGACGCGCTACCTGCGCCACATCCAGGAGGAGCGCCAGAGCCACCGAAGCGAGAAAAAGGGCGAGTCGGTGAGTGCCAAGGCCCCCGCGCCGACCGAGCACTAG
- a CDS encoding AIR synthase-related protein has translation MNNAQTPDAGYSIDLGNAASKNAYNWSKKTFATRAGLPGEPARDLDGGFSNEIRFGQERLGISSDGIGTKIELGERLDKYDTLGYDLVAMTADDLIAAGFVPTNLSNIIDVNTLDYDVVDEMMRGLHDACQFSKIAITGGEIAELGNRISGFPGARMNFNWCSTAIGVLHPSLTQPLSGATAQAGDAVMALRSPSFRSNGYSLARKTLQRLFGDNWHTQPYDGTDADQYATWGEALLAPSLIYAPALTAVLDAGLPLRGAAHITGGGVADNFKRVLKNGLGAVLDNLFAPLPAMQRLCEIGGISPETAYLYWNMGNGMLLVVAPEAAEATAQQLAQSGYQAQLAGYLTAEAGVTLRVAAGELKY, from the coding sequence ATGAACAACGCCCAAACCCCCGACGCCGGCTACTCCATCGACCTCGGCAACGCCGCCTCGAAAAACGCCTATAACTGGTCGAAAAAGACGTTTGCTACCCGCGCCGGTCTGCCCGGCGAGCCCGCCCGCGACCTCGACGGCGGCTTTAGCAACGAAATCCGCTTCGGCCAGGAGCGCCTGGGCATCAGCTCGGATGGCATCGGGACCAAAATCGAGCTGGGCGAGCGCCTCGACAAGTACGACACGCTAGGCTACGACCTGGTGGCCATGACCGCCGACGACCTCATCGCCGCCGGCTTCGTGCCCACCAATCTCTCGAACATCATCGACGTGAATACCCTCGACTACGACGTGGTGGACGAGATGATGCGCGGCCTGCACGACGCCTGCCAGTTCTCGAAAATCGCCATCACCGGCGGCGAAATTGCCGAGTTGGGCAACCGCATCAGCGGTTTCCCCGGCGCCCGCATGAATTTCAACTGGTGCTCGACGGCCATCGGCGTGCTGCACCCCAGCCTAACCCAGCCCCTGAGCGGCGCCACCGCCCAGGCCGGCGATGCCGTGATGGCCCTGCGCTCGCCCTCGTTCCGCTCCAACGGCTACTCGCTGGCCCGCAAGACCTTGCAGCGCCTCTTCGGCGACAACTGGCATACCCAGCCCTACGACGGCACCGATGCCGACCAGTACGCCACCTGGGGCGAGGCCCTGCTCGCGCCCTCGCTCATCTACGCGCCCGCCCTCACGGCAGTGCTCGACGCCGGCCTGCCCCTGCGCGGCGCGGCCCACATCACGGGCGGCGGCGTGGCCGACAACTTCAAGCGGGTACTCAAAAATGGCCTTGGCGCGGTGCTCGACAACCTCTTCGCGCCCCTGCCCGCCATGCAGCGCCTCTGCGAAATCGGCGGCATCAGCCCCGAAACCGCCTACCTCTACTGGAATATGGGCAACGGCATGCTGCTCGTAGTAGCCCCCGAAGCCGCCGAAGCCACCGCGCAGCAGCTCGCCCAAAGCGGCTACCAGGCCCAGCTAGCCGGCTACCTCACCGCCGAAGCCGGCGTAACGCTGCGCGTTGCGGCGGGGGAGTTGAAGTACTAG
- a CDS encoding RES family NAD+ phosphorylase produces MPQHVYRIQTQRFAAAALSGEGARLYGGRWNPDGVPLVYTSTSPELALLEVLVHLDGTPFSDLPPFVLITISVPDAAIEAIAETDLPPDWQQQPAPTELAHFLLPRLQPGNLYVGFSVPSVVLPSSPSRNILLNPQHPLMPQVRVVSTVPITFDERLRP; encoded by the coding sequence ATGCCGCAGCACGTTTACCGCATTCAAACGCAACGCTTTGCCGCTGCCGCCCTCAGCGGCGAAGGTGCCCGCTTATACGGCGGCCGCTGGAATCCCGACGGTGTACCGCTGGTGTATACCTCCACTTCGCCCGAGCTAGCGCTACTCGAAGTACTGGTGCATCTCGATGGCACGCCATTCAGCGACCTGCCGCCTTTCGTGCTGATTACCATCTCCGTGCCCGATGCAGCCATCGAAGCAATAGCCGAAACCGACCTGCCACCCGATTGGCAACAGCAACCCGCCCCCACAGAATTAGCCCACTTCCTGCTGCCTCGCCTGCAACCCGGAAATCTTTATGTCGGTTTCTCCGTGCCCTCTGTGGTGCTTCCCAGTTCACCTAGCCGCAACATACTGCTCAACCCACAACACCCCTTGATGCCGCAGGTGCGAGTAGTTTCTACAGTTCCAATCACATTTGATGAGCGGCTACGGCCGTAG
- a CDS encoding antitoxin Xre/MbcA/ParS toxin-binding domain-containing protein: MATATGVRFVEQVRTGWSLEAGQQHARQLAAKLGMTLHELALVLATAERTFARQLSAKPSEKTLAFTKAQAERLLLLQALTNHGVEVFEDQGKFNRWLRRPLPLLQQQSPLQLLDTVTGFRVVDQLLGRIAYGVYS, from the coding sequence GTGGCCACCGCTACCGGCGTGCGCTTTGTAGAACAGGTACGTACCGGATGGTCGTTGGAGGCTGGGCAGCAGCACGCACGGCAACTGGCGGCTAAGCTGGGTATGACGCTGCACGAACTAGCGCTGGTTCTGGCAACGGCCGAGCGAACTTTTGCCCGGCAGCTCAGTGCCAAACCCTCCGAGAAAACGCTGGCCTTTACCAAAGCCCAGGCCGAGCGACTGCTACTGTTACAAGCCCTGACCAATCACGGGGTAGAGGTATTCGAAGACCAAGGGAAATTTAACCGCTGGCTGCGCCGGCCGTTGCCCCTGCTACAACAGCAGTCGCCTTTGCAGCTGCTGGATACGGTAACCGGCTTTCGGGTAGTAGACCAATTGCTGGGGCGCATAGCCTATGGGGTGTATAGCTAG
- a CDS encoding nicotinate phosphoribosyltransferase, with amino-acid sequence MNDAPLSGLYRPSLALLTDLYQLTMAYGYWKQGLHEREAVFHLYFRKAPFNGGYAVAAGLALAVDYLETLRFSDKDITYLASLQGNKGSRLFPDEFLAYLKNLKFTCDVDAVAEGTVVFGNEPLVRVQGPLLQAQLVETALLTLVNFQTLIATKAARVRDAAGPDDAVLEFGLRRAQGPDGGLGASRAAYLGGADATSNVLAGQRFGIPVRGTHAHSWVMTFANEKEAFRAYADAFPNDSVFLVDTYDTLDGVRHAIEVALEMRQNGHELGGIRLDSGDLAYLSKEARKLLDAAGLEKVRIVASNDLEENLITSLRQQGARIDTWGVGTQLVTAYNQAALGGCTS; translated from the coding sequence ATGAACGACGCGCCCCTTTCCGGCCTCTACCGGCCCTCGCTAGCCCTGCTCACCGACCTCTACCAGCTCACCATGGCCTACGGCTACTGGAAGCAGGGCCTGCACGAGCGCGAAGCGGTGTTTCACCTCTACTTCCGCAAAGCTCCTTTTAATGGGGGCTACGCGGTAGCGGCGGGCCTGGCGCTGGCCGTCGATTACCTCGAAACGCTGCGCTTTTCGGATAAAGATATTACTTACCTGGCTAGCCTGCAAGGCAACAAGGGCAGCCGGCTTTTCCCCGATGAGTTTCTGGCCTACCTAAAGAATTTAAAATTCACCTGCGACGTGGATGCCGTGGCCGAGGGCACGGTCGTCTTTGGCAATGAGCCACTAGTGCGCGTGCAGGGCCCGCTGCTGCAAGCTCAGCTAGTCGAAACGGCGCTGCTTACGCTCGTCAATTTCCAAACCCTTATCGCCACCAAGGCGGCCCGCGTGCGCGACGCCGCCGGCCCCGACGACGCCGTGCTGGAGTTTGGCCTGCGCCGCGCCCAGGGGCCCGATGGCGGGCTAGGGGCTAGCCGGGCGGCCTACCTCGGCGGGGCCGATGCCACCAGCAACGTGCTGGCCGGCCAGCGCTTCGGCATTCCGGTGCGCGGCACCCACGCCCACAGCTGGGTCATGACCTTTGCCAATGAGAAAGAAGCCTTCCGCGCCTACGCCGACGCCTTCCCCAACGACTCGGTGTTTCTGGTCGATACCTACGACACCCTCGACGGCGTGCGCCACGCCATCGAAGTAGCCCTCGAAATGCGCCAGAACGGCCACGAGTTGGGCGGTATCCGCCTCGACTCGGGCGACCTGGCCTACCTCTCCAAAGAGGCGCGTAAGCTACTCGACGCGGCCGGCCTGGAAAAGGTGCGCATCGTGGCTAGCAACGACTTAGAAGAAAACCTCATCACCAGCCTCCGGCAGCAGGGCGCTCGCATCGACACCTGGGGCGTGGGCACCCAGCTCGTGACGGCCTACAACCAGGCGGCTCTCGGGGGGTGTACAAGCTAG
- a CDS encoding DUF1345 domain-containing protein — translation MNTPSEPRALLHRVGHLPASGRLLVALLMGAIAWWLTPLHYQPLARLLIGWDSFGLISLALIWIGMYTADADRIRAVAAAEDLSRAVSFVFVLVAASASLLAVVVLLSTSHGLGPAAMARHIALSILAVGTAWLLVHTVFTLRYAHIYYDANPDGSDVGGLVFPGNDQLEPDYLDMAYFSFVVGMTAQTADISISGREIRRLALLHGLISFGFNTALIALVISGVGGVL, via the coding sequence GTGAATACACCTTCTGAACCGCGGGCGCTGTTGCATCGGGTAGGCCACCTGCCAGCGTCGGGCCGCCTGCTCGTTGCCTTATTAATGGGTGCCATCGCGTGGTGGTTGACGCCCCTGCACTACCAGCCACTGGCTCGCCTGCTGATTGGCTGGGATTCGTTCGGTCTCATTTCGCTGGCACTCATCTGGATTGGGATGTACACGGCCGATGCCGACCGCATCCGGGCCGTTGCGGCGGCCGAGGACCTGAGCCGCGCCGTGAGCTTCGTCTTTGTGCTGGTAGCTGCCAGTGCCAGCTTGCTGGCGGTAGTCGTGTTGCTGAGTACCAGCCACGGCCTGGGTCCTGCCGCAATGGCTAGGCATATTGCCTTAAGCATCCTGGCGGTAGGGACGGCTTGGCTGCTGGTGCACACCGTGTTTACGCTGCGCTACGCGCACATTTACTACGATGCCAACCCCGACGGCTCCGACGTGGGGGGGCTGGTATTTCCGGGCAATGACCAGCTGGAGCCCGACTACCTCGACATGGCCTACTTTTCGTTCGTAGTCGGCATGACTGCCCAAACCGCTGACATCAGCATTAGTGGCCGGGAGATACGCCGGCTGGCGCTGCTGCACGGTCTGATTTCGTTTGGCTTCAATACGGCCCTGATAGCCTTGGTTATCAGCGGAGTAGGCGGTGTACTTTAA
- a CDS encoding DUF72 domain-containing protein yields MDFGRLPDLRYVDFRLPPDHPATSQVLSRAQPPASPGLFVGCPIWTNKEWLGSYFPLGAKEPDFLKYYAQQFNSIELNTTHYRIPDAPTGRRWREAVGPGFKFCPKLPRSISHERELYNTDALALSFTRAVQELGDNLGTCFLQLPPHFGPELLLRLERFLLDWPAAVPLAVELRHPRWFSDKGLADTIFATLEALNKTLVITDVAGRRDVLAQRLTTPTAFIRLNGHGLVPSDYARADAWAERLAGWYAQGLHTAYVFIHQKDVRHAPIWAQHFLTRMQELTGIVVAPPRLVPQQVQGSLF; encoded by the coding sequence ATGGATTTTGGCCGCCTGCCCGACCTGCGCTACGTTGATTTTCGCCTGCCCCCCGACCACCCGGCTACCAGCCAGGTGCTTAGCCGCGCCCAGCCCCCGGCTTCGCCTGGTTTGTTCGTGGGCTGCCCCATCTGGACCAATAAAGAGTGGCTGGGCTCGTACTTCCCGCTGGGGGCCAAGGAGCCGGACTTTCTGAAATACTACGCCCAGCAGTTCAACTCCATCGAGCTAAATACCACCCACTACCGCATTCCCGACGCGCCCACCGGGCGGCGCTGGCGCGAGGCCGTGGGGCCGGGCTTCAAGTTTTGTCCCAAGCTGCCGCGCAGCATCAGCCACGAGCGCGAGCTGTACAATACCGACGCGCTCGCGCTCAGCTTTACCCGCGCCGTGCAGGAGTTGGGCGACAACCTGGGCACCTGCTTTTTGCAGCTGCCGCCGCACTTCGGCCCCGAGCTGCTGCTGCGGCTAGAGCGCTTTCTGCTCGACTGGCCCGCCGCAGTGCCGCTGGCGGTGGAGTTGCGCCACCCGCGCTGGTTTTCAGATAAGGGGCTAGCCGACACCATTTTCGCTACGCTCGAAGCGCTGAATAAGACGTTGGTAATCACGGACGTGGCGGGTCGGCGCGACGTGCTGGCCCAGCGCCTCACTACTCCCACGGCCTTTATCCGCCTCAACGGCCACGGCCTGGTGCCCAGCGACTACGCCCGCGCCGACGCCTGGGCCGAGCGCCTGGCCGGGTGGTACGCGCAGGGCCTGCACACGGCGTATGTCTTTATTCACCAGAAGGATGTGCGTCACGCACCCATCTGGGCACAGCATTTTTTAACCCGGATGCAGGAATTGACCGGCATTGTGGTGGCGCCGCCGCGGCTCGTTCCGCAACAGGTGCAGGGCAGCCTGTTTTAA